The Leptospira licerasiae serovar Varillal str. VAR 010 genome segment AACTCTCACGAATATTCTTTTTTTCACAGAAGATTGTAATTCTTCTTCTCTATAAGAATCCGTAAAATCGGAGATATGATAGATCCAATACGCAGACTGGGGCGGAGTTGAATTTTTTAGAATTTCGGTCAGTCTTTCTTGGATACCGAAACTTCCGAGAGCGTCCACTCCTAGATTTCGAACGAGTTCATGTTTTTTATCTTGTATCAGTTCATTTTGTAAAACCCAGGGAAGGCTTTCCTGGTCGTTAACCAAATATCCTAAAGCAACAGAATCTCCTAAAATCCAAACTTCCTGTGGATTGCCGCTGTAGGAGTTCCTACCGACGTTTTCATCGGAGCTTGTGGTAACCTCTGAGGTAAACCTTTCCCCTCTAAAATCCGTAGAAACATGATATCGAATATTTTTATCCGGATGATACAAATCCAAACTTTGGTTGGGACAAAGCCTCATCCAAGGAACGGAAGACGGATCTACTGAAGTTTGTAGGCAATGCAGTTTTTTATCTTCCAATCTGAATCGAATGGAAACAAAATTGGGGAGTCTAAGCAGGCCTTCTAAAAGTAGAAAAAGAAAAATAGAATATACAAAAAACTGAAAGCGGATCTTTCGTGAGAGGGTAATATATCTCATTTACCCGAAGTTTCCTCGTAGAGTTTTTTTCCACAATATTCGAATAATCTCTTCGATGCAGGGTTGGATTCAGGGATACGATTCTCTATAAAACGTTTTCTTTCCGAAACATTCTTCTTAGAATCTAGAATACAAGAGCTTAAAAACTTAGCGAGACTCTCTCTATCCTTGTCCCAACTTTCCGAAAATCCTCGCAGGACCGTTTCGGTTTCGTCTCTGGAACCTGCCAGTAAATAAATTTCCAAAAGATAGAGAAGAATTTCCGGATTTTTAGGATCTTTTGAACGAGCTTTTTCTAGATAAAGAGCGGCGGATCCGGGTGCTTCTCCGCTTTCCGCTAAAAGAATTCCTAAATTTTTGTTCGCGGTAAAATTTTCAGGATTTTCTCTAAGTGCCAAATCGTAATAATACAAAGCCTCTGCAGTGTTGCCTTGTGCTTCTTTTTCTCTAGCCTTACTTGCTAACTCACCCGAGGAATCGCAATTCAAAGCAAATTGGGACATAAGCAAAATTATGGCGTATCGGAACTTCTGTCTCATTTCCATAGTTTTTTTTCCCTTAGGGGATAAGAAAAGGACGGTTTTTTGTTATGTCAGCCCGTCGAATTTGTACAATTTACGGGCCTCCTCGTGCCGCAATCTTAAAAAAGTTTCAATCTCGAGGGAGAATTTGTCCGAAGGATTTAGTACTGTAATAATCGGAAGCGGGACTAAGAAAGTGACATCTTCTCATAAGAATCTACTCCAAAATTTTCAAGAATACCTCTCGGTTGAGAAGGGTCTGAGCGACAATTCCATTTACTCGTACGGATACGATCTGAACAAGTTTAAGAACTTCCTCGAAAAAGAACATCTCGACTTCTTAGAAGTCCAAGCGAACGACATAGTTCGTTTTTTGAACGAAGAAAGGAATCGTAAAATTTCCGCAAAGACGATCGCTCGCGAAGTGGTTGCCATCCGCCAATTTTATAAATTTTTAAAAGACGAAAAGAAGCTGGATTCGAATCCGACGGAGAAAATTGAAACTCCGGAAGTGATGAGATCCATTCCGGATTATCTAACTCAGGAAGAGATCGAGGAATTGTTCAATGTGATCAAAGAGGATAATCTCTACGAACTCAGGGACAAATGTATTTTCGAACTTCTGTATTCCTCCGGTCTTCGTATCTCGGAAGCTTGTAATTTAAGACTGACGGACATGGATATGGCCGGAATGACCCTAACTGTAGAAGGTAAGGGTGGGCGCCAAAGACTAGTTCCATTCGGTGAGAAATCTTTGGACATTCTGAACCGTTATTTAAAACAAAGCAGGCCTTATATTCTGAAAAACAGAAATTGTGATTATCTTTTTGTTTCTAAAAAAGGATCTTTCATCAATAGAAAATCCGTTTGGAGACTTCTGAACCATTATATCAAAAGAACAAGTATCAAGAAAAAAGTGACTCCTCACACTCTGAGACACTCTTTCGCGACTCACTTGTTGGAAAATCACGCGGATCTAAAATCGGTTCAGGAACTTTTGGGACATATCGATATTTCAACCACTCAGATCTACACTCATATGGCGAATAAAACTCTAAAGGAAGTTCATAAGAAATTCCATCCTAGAGGATAATTCTCCCCGGACCTAATTTTGGCCGAGATCAAAAAAAACGACTATTCGAATCAGTTTCGGATACAAGTTCCTTCTCATCCGCGTTACGTGACAGTAGCGCGGAACTTCGTTTATAACC includes the following:
- the xerD gene encoding site-specific tyrosine recombinase XerD; this translates as MTSSHKNLLQNFQEYLSVEKGLSDNSIYSYGYDLNKFKNFLEKEHLDFLEVQANDIVRFLNEERNRKISAKTIAREVVAIRQFYKFLKDEKKLDSNPTEKIETPEVMRSIPDYLTQEEIEELFNVIKEDNLYELRDKCIFELLYSSGLRISEACNLRLTDMDMAGMTLTVEGKGGRQRLVPFGEKSLDILNRYLKQSRPYILKNRNCDYLFVSKKGSFINRKSVWRLLNHYIKRTSIKKKVTPHTLRHSFATHLLENHADLKSVQELLGHIDISTTQIYTHMANKTLKEVHKKFHPRG
- a CDS encoding LA_2486 family SGNH/GDSL-type esterase, whose translation is MRYITLSRKIRFQFFVYSIFLFLLLEGLLRLPNFVSIRFRLEDKKLHCLQTSVDPSSVPWMRLCPNQSLDLYHPDKNIRYHVSTDFRGERFTSEVTTSSDENVGRNSYSGNPQEVWILGDSVALGYLVNDQESLPWVLQNELIQDKKHELVRNLGVDALGSFGIQERLTEILKNSTPPQSAYWIYHISDFTDSYREEELQSSVKKRIFVRVSYFLSKYSAVFNACKIVYEKYKPESADNLIIPSSGSVLGPDHPHRKAVVSLFTFVKERNIPLVLVFLPEPNEKYEPVVDSALVKEVRQIAIDSKIPVLDLQQSIYDFWKKSNHQIFLPKDGHPNPLLYNFIAQEIAKDIH
- a CDS encoding tetratricopeptide repeat protein, producing MEMRQKFRYAIILLMSQFALNCDSSGELASKAREKEAQGNTAEALYYYDLALRENPENFTANKNLGILLAESGEAPGSAALYLEKARSKDPKNPEILLYLLEIYLLAGSRDETETVLRGFSESWDKDRESLAKFLSSCILDSKKNVSERKRFIENRIPESNPASKRLFEYCGKKLYEETSGK